A window from Streptomyces sp. FXJ1.172 encodes these proteins:
- a CDS encoding ScbR family autoregulator-binding transcription factor, with amino-acid sequence MNGKQSTPTPPAGQELKQERAIQTRAQVLTAAAELLSAKGYRNTSMQDVADRVGMTKGAVYFHFRSKETLAVAVVQHHYGQWPNVAEHIRASGLGPMDTIEELLNRATTAFQKDPVMQAGARLQLERPLIDAEVPQPYVDWTTLLTRLFAEAEAAGELRAGVTPEAAARTVIAAVFGMQHISDTLTHRADLDARWGETREILFHSLRGGQPSDHV; translated from the coding sequence GTGAACGGCAAGCAATCCACTCCAACACCCCCGGCCGGCCAAGAACTCAAGCAGGAGCGGGCCATCCAGACACGGGCCCAAGTCCTCACGGCGGCTGCGGAGTTGCTCTCCGCCAAGGGCTACCGCAACACCTCGATGCAGGATGTGGCCGACCGTGTCGGCATGACCAAGGGCGCGGTCTACTTCCACTTCCGCTCCAAGGAAACCCTCGCCGTGGCGGTCGTGCAGCATCACTACGGACAGTGGCCGAACGTGGCCGAGCACATCCGGGCGAGCGGGCTGGGGCCGATGGACACCATCGAGGAGCTGCTCAACCGCGCGACCACGGCCTTCCAGAAGGACCCGGTCATGCAGGCCGGTGCGCGCCTGCAGCTGGAACGCCCGCTCATCGACGCCGAGGTTCCCCAGCCCTACGTCGACTGGACCACCCTGCTCACCCGGCTGTTCGCCGAGGCCGAGGCCGCCGGTGAACTGCGTGCGGGCGTCACCCCCGAGGCCGCGGCCCGGACGGTGATCGCAGCGGTCTTCGGCATGCAGCACATCTCGGACACCCTGACCCACCGCGCCGACCTCGACGCACGCTGGGGCGAGACCCGCGAAATCCTGTTCCACTCGCTGCGCGGCGGGCAGCCGTCGGACCACGTCTGA
- a CDS encoding replication initiation protein, RepL2, producing the protein MSIDDKQKNLELLEKTAGMSANQRLVVMLYALHPTDRSGAVLETAANLAKLVGMAPPVFSRTRKQVIEAGWLEETERIGHIKYYRLDPKRLGEKVVVPLRRAT; encoded by the coding sequence ATCAGCATCGACGACAAGCAGAAGAACCTCGAACTGCTGGAGAAGACGGCCGGCATGAGCGCCAACCAGCGTCTCGTCGTCATGCTGTACGCCCTGCACCCGACCGACCGCTCCGGCGCCGTCCTCGAGACCGCCGCCAACCTGGCCAAGCTCGTCGGCATGGCCCCGCCCGTCTTCTCCCGCACCCGCAAGCAGGTCATCGAGGCGGGCTGGCTGGAGGAGACCGAGCGGATCGGGCACATCAAGTACTACCGCCTCGACCCCAAGCGGCTGGGCGAGAAGGTGGTCGTCCCCCTCCGGCGCGCCACCTGA
- a CDS encoding MarR family transcriptional regulator codes for MGAVRRLVDADTGEPVPYAPYAFSGRHTQVDKARVEAITESRAFTPSQKFLVLWWIGVSPEGMEPLRATGADIAKRVGMSSDAVGKINRKLVKHRILIVRGRIGNYNLYRISPYIAFHGTGIEQRDAVKTCNPPDIPGFDDNVPARWEVQ; via the coding sequence TTGGGAGCCGTACGCAGACTGGTCGACGCCGACACGGGCGAGCCGGTCCCCTATGCGCCGTACGCCTTCTCCGGCAGGCATACGCAGGTGGACAAGGCACGCGTCGAGGCGATCACCGAGTCCAGGGCGTTCACGCCCAGTCAGAAGTTTCTCGTCCTGTGGTGGATCGGGGTCTCGCCCGAGGGTATGGAGCCACTGCGAGCCACCGGCGCCGACATCGCCAAACGAGTGGGGATGTCCTCCGACGCCGTCGGAAAGATCAACAGGAAGCTGGTCAAACACCGCATCCTGATCGTCCGAGGACGGATCGGCAACTACAACCTCTATCGGATCAGCCCGTACATCGCCTTCCACGGCACAGGGATCGAACAGCGTGACGCCGTGAAGACGTGCAACCCGCCGGACATCCCCGGGTTCGACGACAATGTTCCTGCACGGTGGGAGGTCCAGTGA
- a CDS encoding ParB/RepB/Spo0J family partition protein, with protein sequence MSKADQLGAGRFGGAVRPVSARRQAVAAATGVPTEGVAAPSELPVERISPNPDNPRSSLGDLTDLAGSLKTHGQKQAITVMNRDAYLKANPDQEDALEPDTLYVVVDGSSRLAAAREAGLATVKVMVSDDQGATAEELLESALVANIHRQALEEIDEARALERLLVIHGSQRALAKRLHRSQGWVSQRLALLNLTPALQARIGEEPIDLLRAVGNKPAREQEAALEELKAERARKDAREAEERARAAQSPRAPGDYGVITPRTEPGSAGGDPSGDYGVITGRPETDSDPASDYAVITDRSEAPVQSPAGDYGVITSPPEEPAAAGEPGQPGAAEALEVIPEPRGRVSPGEAGAGDTEHGGQSEQRPRKVPYDEPGSLAMLLDAKIASDEVFFDLLRFLAAKGLERDQGRLVELAQSLVKQAATRVE encoded by the coding sequence GTGAGCAAGGCCGATCAGCTCGGCGCCGGCCGCTTCGGCGGGGCGGTCCGCCCGGTCAGCGCCCGCCGCCAGGCCGTCGCCGCCGCAACCGGTGTTCCCACCGAGGGCGTTGCGGCCCCCTCCGAGCTTCCTGTCGAGCGCATCAGCCCCAACCCCGACAACCCGCGCTCCAGCCTGGGCGACCTCACCGATCTGGCCGGGAGCCTGAAGACCCACGGGCAGAAGCAGGCGATCACGGTCATGAACCGGGATGCCTACCTCAAGGCCAACCCGGACCAGGAGGACGCCCTCGAGCCCGACACCCTGTACGTGGTGGTCGACGGCAGCAGCCGGCTCGCCGCGGCCCGGGAGGCCGGACTGGCCACCGTCAAGGTGATGGTCAGCGACGACCAGGGGGCCACCGCCGAGGAACTCCTCGAGTCCGCCCTCGTCGCCAACATCCACCGGCAGGCCCTCGAGGAGATCGACGAAGCCCGGGCGCTGGAGCGGCTGCTGGTGATCCACGGCAGCCAGCGGGCCCTGGCCAAGCGCCTGCACCGCTCCCAGGGCTGGGTGTCGCAGCGGCTGGCCCTGCTCAACCTGACCCCCGCGCTGCAGGCGCGGATCGGCGAGGAGCCCATCGACCTGCTGCGGGCGGTCGGCAACAAGCCCGCCAGGGAGCAGGAAGCGGCACTGGAGGAGCTGAAGGCGGAACGGGCCCGGAAGGACGCGAGGGAGGCCGAGGAACGGGCGCGTGCGGCCCAGTCGCCGCGGGCCCCGGGTGATTACGGCGTAATCACCCCTCGCACGGAGCCGGGTTCGGCGGGCGGGGACCCCTCCGGTGATTACGGCGTAATCACCGGCCGTCCGGAGACGGACTCGGACCCCGCGAGTGATTACGCCGTAATCACCGACCGCTCCGAGGCACCGGTGCAGAGCCCCGCTGGTGATTACGGCGTAATCACCAGCCCTCCCGAAGAGCCCGCGGCGGCGGGGGAGCCGGGGCAGCCGGGCGCTGCCGAGGCCCTCGAGGTGATTCCCGAGCCCCGGGGGCGAGTCTCCCCCGGCGAGGCCGGGGCCGGGGACACCGAGCACGGCGGCCAGTCGGAGCAGCGGCCGCGGAAGGTTCCGTACGACGAGCCCGGATCGCTCGCCATGCTGCTGGACGCGAAGATCGCCTCGGACGAGGTCTTCTTCGATCTGCTGCGCTTCCTCGCGGCGAAGGGCCTGGAGCGGGACCAGGGTCGGCTCGTCGAGCTTGCCCAGTCCCTGGTCAAGCAGGCCGCCACCCGGGTGGAGTGA
- a CDS encoding ScbA/BarX family gamma-butyrolactone biosynthesis protein translates to MSVIDSEPIYRQLPSPVLPATDLGRGLSYDGLVPAAAIHKSDTAEVLLADAGRLGKDRFAVAVRWPCDHRLYRPGAGRTGDSTFLLETVRQAAIYLCHRFYDVPLTGRSFVMTGIEVDIDAPGLPYDPVHALPVLLEAVCTRTTTAPRRFGMAMEVTLYIRGVRRGRARVVWEVMDEHRYALVRSRNRPKPVAGAPLAPPAGRRDLLPPAVVGRERAQDVLLAADPQGVRNRWQLVLDCTHPVYFDHGSDHVPGMVLLEAVRQAAYASSVQAGPRCAVQELWTPLSLAASFERFGEPDAPVLIAVAASEQNGVFGHFDFQLTATQHGQTLLRARLGGARPADWEWAGEESA, encoded by the coding sequence ATGAGTGTGATCGACTCGGAGCCCATATACCGGCAGTTGCCAAGTCCGGTGCTGCCGGCGACCGATCTGGGACGAGGACTCTCCTACGACGGGCTCGTGCCCGCTGCCGCCATCCACAAGTCGGACACGGCCGAGGTCCTGCTGGCCGACGCCGGACGGCTGGGCAAGGACCGCTTCGCGGTGGCGGTGCGCTGGCCGTGCGACCACCGGCTGTACCGGCCGGGGGCGGGGCGCACGGGCGACTCCACCTTCCTGCTGGAGACGGTCCGTCAGGCCGCGATCTACCTGTGCCACCGTTTCTACGACGTCCCGCTGACGGGCCGTTCGTTCGTCATGACCGGCATCGAGGTCGACATCGACGCGCCCGGCCTGCCGTACGACCCCGTCCACGCGCTGCCCGTGCTGCTGGAGGCGGTGTGCACGCGCACCACCACCGCACCGCGCCGCTTCGGCATGGCGATGGAGGTCACGCTCTACATCCGTGGCGTACGACGCGGCCGCGCACGCGTGGTGTGGGAGGTGATGGACGAGCACCGGTACGCACTGGTGCGCAGCCGCAACCGCCCGAAGCCCGTCGCCGGGGCGCCGCTGGCACCGCCCGCCGGACGGCGGGACCTGTTGCCGCCGGCCGTGGTGGGGCGGGAGCGGGCCCAGGACGTGCTGCTCGCGGCGGACCCGCAGGGCGTGCGCAACCGCTGGCAGCTCGTCCTGGACTGCACCCACCCGGTCTACTTCGACCACGGCAGCGATCACGTTCCCGGCATGGTGCTGCTGGAGGCCGTGCGCCAGGCCGCGTACGCCTCGAGCGTGCAGGCCGGTCCCCGGTGCGCCGTTCAGGAACTGTGGACGCCGCTGTCGCTCGCGGCCTCGTTCGAGCGGTTCGGCGAGCCGGACGCGCCGGTGCTGATCGCCGTCGCCGCCTCGGAGCAGAACGGGGTCTTCGGTCACTTCGACTTCCAGCTGACCGCCACCCAGCACGGCCAGACGCTGCTGCGGGCCCGGCTGGGCGGGGCCCGTCCGGCCGACTGGGAATGGGCGGGAGAGGAAAGCGCATGA
- a CDS encoding bifunctional DNA primase/polymerase, giving the protein MARWCAEQGWPVHPLAPGRKTPVANCPSCRDRAHQPADCACLPAGRPCHGFHAATTDSSLIDSWWSPAPPRGVGIACGGAGLVVIDVDAHSTLVPDRNRLLPGIPIHDSVNLRGLASGFDTLALLAALRGQPSPAEDTGTLRVRTPSGGLHIWYRNPHPATRLRCSTGSSTKVALAWQVDVRADGGYIVAPTTRTAQGTYQPEGPARLPALLPEWLGEELVRTGHVIQPRRLYVRDGSAGHRSDYGVITRRPAASAAAGHRVLEPLLAEVAACASTPEGAAFTEKLNKAAYTAGGLAAAGHLDEDAARALLREAAETARPRQSARSTRIIDDGLAAGSARPLHLKGRS; this is encoded by the coding sequence GTGGCCCGCTGGTGCGCGGAGCAGGGGTGGCCGGTGCACCCCCTGGCTCCGGGCCGCAAGACTCCGGTCGCGAACTGCCCCTCCTGCAGGGACCGGGCCCATCAGCCCGCCGACTGCGCCTGTCTGCCCGCCGGCCGCCCGTGCCACGGGTTCCACGCCGCCACCACCGACAGCTCGCTCATCGACAGCTGGTGGTCCCCGGCCCCGCCCCGGGGGGTCGGGATCGCCTGTGGGGGAGCGGGGCTGGTCGTCATCGACGTCGACGCGCACAGCACACTGGTCCCCGACCGCAACCGGCTGCTGCCCGGCATCCCCATCCACGACTCCGTGAACCTGCGCGGGCTCGCCTCCGGCTTCGACACCCTCGCGCTGCTCGCCGCGCTGCGCGGGCAGCCCAGCCCGGCCGAGGACACCGGCACCCTGCGCGTGCGCACCCCGTCCGGGGGCCTGCACATCTGGTACCGCAATCCGCACCCGGCCACCCGGCTGCGCTGCTCGACCGGGTCCAGCACCAAGGTGGCACTGGCGTGGCAGGTGGACGTGCGGGCGGACGGCGGCTACATCGTGGCCCCCACCACCCGTACCGCGCAGGGCACTTACCAGCCCGAAGGACCGGCCCGGCTGCCCGCCCTGCTGCCCGAATGGCTCGGCGAGGAACTCGTACGGACCGGGCATGTGATCCAGCCGCGGCGGCTGTACGTCCGGGACGGGTCCGCCGGGCACCGGAGTGATTACGGCGTAATCACCCGCCGTCCGGCCGCCTCGGCCGCCGCCGGGCACCGGGTGCTCGAGCCACTGCTGGCCGAGGTCGCCGCGTGCGCCAGTACGCCCGAGGGCGCGGCGTTCACCGAGAAGCTGAACAAGGCCGCCTACACCGCTGGAGGGCTCGCCGCCGCCGGGCACCTGGACGAGGACGCTGCACGGGCCCTGCTGCGCGAGGCCGCCGAGACCGCGCGGCCCCGGCAGAGTGCCCGCAGCACACGCATCATCGACGACGGCCTC
- a CDS encoding ParA family protein, with protein sequence MSSPASFSDREKVVSKLPGRLRQNLKVRAAQYGIDIQTAVEQSIRDWCVLASPAQSVDTSGADSFSTFLPPGQWEEFRQVATDRRVSLIQGLAQSVQLWLDSNPAPDVERPEVTRRIIVCNQKGGVGKTAITAGLGEALSEDSNVLHSVRVAKALTQALRASETHTGDAEPADDPLDIENLPGPGLKVLLVDFDPQCHLTNQLGATPLPMNGDSLTNHMAGEPKGELRDLIVSIDEDVFGGRLHLLPACNDAFLLDVRLSAVRAREAALERALAPLEGDYDVIIVDCPPSLGLSMDAAAYYGRRRDGERAGQSGALIVVQAEDSSADAYELLTTQIDDLRGDLQIDIDYLGIVVNLYDSRRGYIATSSLQGWVDIKDPRVIGLIGDLKEQKEAVRVKRPLLSYAPKSQQAVGMRALAREVL encoded by the coding sequence ATGAGTTCTCCAGCCTCCTTCAGCGACCGCGAGAAGGTCGTCTCCAAACTGCCGGGACGGCTCCGGCAGAACCTGAAAGTCAGAGCCGCTCAGTACGGCATCGACATCCAGACCGCCGTGGAGCAGAGCATCAGGGACTGGTGCGTCCTGGCCTCGCCCGCGCAGAGCGTCGACACCTCCGGGGCCGACTCCTTCTCCACGTTCCTGCCGCCCGGGCAGTGGGAGGAGTTCCGGCAGGTCGCGACCGACCGGCGGGTGTCACTGATTCAGGGACTCGCCCAGTCCGTCCAGCTGTGGCTCGACTCCAACCCTGCACCGGACGTGGAGCGGCCGGAGGTCACCCGGCGCATCATCGTCTGCAACCAGAAGGGCGGCGTCGGCAAGACGGCGATCACAGCGGGGCTCGGCGAGGCCCTGTCCGAGGACTCCAACGTCCTGCACTCCGTGCGCGTGGCCAAGGCACTCACCCAGGCCCTGCGCGCGAGCGAGACCCACACGGGAGACGCCGAGCCGGCGGACGACCCGCTCGACATCGAGAACCTGCCCGGGCCCGGACTGAAGGTGCTGCTCGTCGACTTCGACCCGCAGTGCCACCTCACCAACCAGCTGGGCGCCACTCCCCTGCCGATGAACGGTGACAGCCTCACCAACCACATGGCGGGCGAGCCCAAGGGAGAGCTGCGCGACCTCATCGTCTCGATCGACGAGGACGTCTTCGGCGGCCGGCTGCACCTCCTGCCGGCCTGCAACGACGCCTTCCTGCTCGACGTACGGCTCTCCGCCGTACGGGCCCGGGAAGCGGCGCTGGAGCGGGCGCTGGCTCCGCTCGAGGGTGATTACGACGTAATCATCGTCGACTGCCCGCCGAGCCTCGGCCTGAGCATGGACGCCGCGGCGTACTACGGGCGGCGGCGCGACGGAGAGCGGGCCGGGCAGTCCGGCGCCCTCATCGTCGTCCAGGCCGAGGACAGTTCGGCGGACGCCTATGAGCTGCTGACGACCCAGATCGACGATCTGCGCGGGGACCTGCAGATCGACATCGACTACCTCGGCATCGTGGTCAACCTCTACGACTCCCGGCGCGGGTACATCGCCACTTCCTCGCTGCAGGGGTGGGTCGACATAAAGGATCCACGGGTCATCGGTCTGATCGGGGACCTCAAGGAGCAGAAGGAGGCCGTGCGGGTGAAGCGGCCGCTGCTGTCGTACGCGCCGAAGTCCCAGCAGGCGGTGGGGATGCGCGCGCTGGCCAGGGAGGTGTTGTGA